One window of the Gambusia affinis linkage group LG13, SWU_Gaff_1.0, whole genome shotgun sequence genome contains the following:
- the LOC122842090 gene encoding atlastin-2-like isoform X5, translating into MEDGPIIRRSQRAPLARPEDLMDGLNIRTITPESYQTDSISPSPDEGIGEPVERPGPVQIVRASESNCIFELDAAALEKILLQDHVKDLNVVVVSVAGAFRKGKSFLLDFMLRYMYNQTPISSTHSDTWIGGDHEPLIGFKWRGGCERETTGIQVWSDVFVVDKPDGNKVAVLLVDTQGAFDSQSTIKDSATVFALSTMTSSVQVYNLSHNIQEDDLQHLQLFTEYGRLAMEETESKPFQSLMFLIRDWSSPYEYVYGLEGGQAFLQKRLQVKTCQHEELQNVRKHIDSCFSKISCFLLPHPGLKVATNPEFDGRLKDIEDDFKTQLAELMPLLLAPDHLVEKQIGGSKITCRDLVEYFKAYIRIYQGDELPHPKSMLQATAEANNLTAVAGAKDLYSKSMEKVCGGDRPYMAPADLEKRHEAFCKDSVTFFRSVKKMGGEEFCQRYQDRLESELKEAYTNFSKHNEGKNIFYAARTPATLFVVMFFTYVLSGVTGFIGLSVFAALANLVLGVALLLLCIWAYVKYSGEFREAGMLIDQLAEALWEQRTVRKVVSKLLEPVRSHLAWPLSLLPSLPSGATLGLKALVPLNNNYKKTN; encoded by the exons CCTGTGGAGAGGCCGGGACCCGTCCAGATCGTCCGAGCCAGCGAGAGCAATTGCATCTTTGAGCTGGACGCTGCTGCGCTCGAGAAGATCCTGCTGCAGGATCACGTGAAGGACCTGAACGTGGTGGTCGTGTCTGTGGCTGGAGCGTTTAGGAAGGGCAAGTCCTTCCTGCTGGATTTTATGCTGCGCTACATGTACAATCAG ACACCAATCTCATCCACG CACAGCGACACGTGGATAGGAGGAGACCATGAGCCCCTGATTGGGTTCAAATGGAGGGGAGGCTGCGAGAGGGAAACCACAGGAATTCAGGTGTGGAGTGACGTGTTTGTGGTGGATAAGCCTGATGGCAACAag GTCGCTGTACTCCTCGTCGACACTCAGGGAGCATTTGACAGCCAGTCCACCATAAAGGACTCTGCTACTGTGTTCGCTCTCAGCACCATGACCAGCTCTGTCCAG GTGTACAACCTGTCCCATAACATCCAGGAAGACGATCTGCAGCATCTGCAG CTCTTCACTGAATACGGACGACTGGCAATGGAAGAAACTGAATCGAAACCTTTCCAG tccttAATGTTCTTGATTCGGGATTGGAGTTCTCCGTATGAATACGTTTATGGACTGGAAGGAGGACAGGCTTTTCTACAAAAAAGACTGCAG GTTAAAACCTGCCAACACGAGGAGCTGCAGAACGTCAGGAAGCACATCGACTCCTGCTTCAGCAAGAtcagctgcttcctgctgccACATCCAGGCCTCAAGGTGGCCACCAACCCAGAGTTTGACGGGAGGCTAAAAG ACATCGAAGACGATTTCAAGACGCAGCTGGCTGAGCTGATGCCTTTGCTGCTGGCCCCAGATCATCTGGTGGAGAAGCAGATTGGTGGAAGCAAAATCACCTGCAGGGATCTGGTGGAGTACTTCAAG gcCTACATAAGGATTTACCAAGGTGACGAGCTTCCTCATCCAAAGTCCATGCTGCAG GCTACAGCAGAGGCCAATAACCTGACTGCTGTGGCTGGAGCCAAAGACTTGTACAGCAAGAGCATGGAGAAG GTTTGCGGAGGGGACCGGCCCTACATGGCCCCGGCCGACCTGGAGAAGCGCCACGAAGCTTTCTGCAAAGACTCTGTCACGTTTTTCCGCTCCGTCAAGAAAATGGGTGGCGAGGAGTTCTGCCAGCGCTACCAGGACCGCCTGGAGTCGGAGCTGAAGGAGGCCTACACCAACTTCTCCAAGCACAACGAGGGCAAAAACATCTTCTATGCAGCCCGCACGCCCGCCACGCTCTTCGTGGTCATGTTTTTCACCTACGTGTTGTCGGGGGTGACCGGCTTCATCGGCCTGAGCGTCTTCGCGGCGCTGGCCAACCTGGTCCTGGGCGTGgcgctgctgctcctctgcatCTGGGCGTACGTGAAGTATTCGGGAGAGTTTCGGGAGGCGGGAATGTTGATAGACCAGTTGGCCGAAGCGCTCTGGGAACAG AGGACAGTCAGAAAG GTGGTTTCCAAACTCTTGGAGCCCGTCAGGAGCCACCTGGCGTGGCCCCTCTCTCTGCTCCCTTCCCTCCCATCAGGAGCCACGCTTGGACTCAAAGCTCTGGTTCCTCTCAACAACAACTACAAGAAGACCAACTAG